Proteins from a single region of Sphingomonas morindae:
- a CDS encoding F0F1 ATP synthase subunit gamma, whose protein sequence is MPSLKALKLRIGSVKSTQKITKAMKMVAAAKLRRAQEAAEAGRPYADKLAEVMARLASGVTIGPESPKLLAGTGKDDVHLLVVATSERGLAGAFNANIVRAARRRADALIAAGKQVKFYLIGKKGRAVIARLYPGLIVHQVDQTHIKTVSFGDAMEVAQDITHRFEAGEFDVAHLFYAKFQSALVQQPTEVQLIPVEIPARAPAEQGEATAAFEFEPDEEEILAALLPRNIAVQLFRAFQENAASEQGSRMTAMDNATRNAGDMINKLTIQYNRSRQAAITTELVEIISGAEAL, encoded by the coding sequence ATGCCTAGCCTCAAGGCTCTCAAGCTTCGCATCGGCTCGGTGAAGTCGACGCAGAAGATCACCAAGGCGATGAAGATGGTCGCCGCGGCCAAGCTGCGCCGCGCGCAGGAAGCGGCCGAGGCCGGCCGTCCCTATGCCGACAAGCTCGCCGAGGTGATGGCGCGGCTCGCCAGCGGCGTGACGATCGGCCCGGAGAGCCCCAAGCTGCTCGCCGGCACCGGCAAGGACGATGTCCATCTGCTGGTGGTCGCCACATCGGAGCGCGGCCTCGCCGGCGCGTTCAACGCCAATATCGTGCGCGCCGCGCGGCGCCGCGCGGATGCGCTCATCGCCGCCGGCAAGCAGGTGAAATTCTACCTCATCGGCAAGAAGGGCCGGGCCGTGATCGCGCGGCTCTATCCGGGCCTCATCGTCCACCAGGTCGATCAGACGCACATCAAGACGGTGAGCTTCGGCGATGCGATGGAGGTGGCGCAGGACATCACCCACCGCTTCGAGGCGGGCGAGTTCGACGTGGCGCATCTCTTCTACGCCAAATTCCAGTCGGCGCTCGTGCAGCAGCCGACCGAGGTGCAGCTGATCCCGGTGGAGATCCCGGCGCGCGCCCCGGCCGAGCAGGGCGAGGCGACGGCGGCGTTCGAGTTCGAGCCCGACGAGGAGGAAATCCTCGCGGCGCTGCTGCCGCGCAACATCGCGGTGCAGCTGTTCCGCGCCTTCCAGGAAAATGCCGCGTCCGAGCAGGGCAGCCGCATGACCGCGATGGACAATGCGACCCGCAACGCCGGCGACATGATCAACAAGCTGACCATCCAGTATAATCGCAGCCGTCAGGCGGCGATCACCACCGAGCTGGTGGAAATCATTTCCGGCGCCGAGGCGCTTTAA
- the atpD gene encoding F0F1 ATP synthase subunit beta — MATAPALTTNTVGRISQVIGAVVDVTFDGPLPAILSALETSVEGRKLVLEVAQHLGENTVRTIAMDSTDGLTRGQEVRDTGGQIRVPVGPKTLGRILNVIGDPIDERGPVGADTLAPIHAEAPAFVDQSTETSILVTGIKVIDLLAPYSKGGKIGLFGGAGVGKTVLIQELINNIAKGHGGTSVFAGVGERTREGNDLYHEFLDAGVIAKDADGNPISEGSKVALVYGQMNEPPGARARVALSGLANAEYFRDVEGQDVLFFVDNIFRFTQAGAEVSALLGRIPSAVGYQPTLSTDMGALQERITSTNKGSITSVQAIYVPADDLTDPAPATSFAHLDATTVLSRAISELGIYPAVDPLDSTSRALSPAVVGQEHYEVARSVQETLQKYKSLQDIIAILGMDELSEEDKLTVSRARKIQRFLSQPFHVAEVFTGISGKFVSIEDTVRSFKAVVEGKHDDLPEAAFYMVGSIDEAVEKAKKLADAA, encoded by the coding sequence ATGGCTACCGCACCCGCACTCACCACCAATACCGTAGGCCGCATCAGCCAGGTGATCGGCGCCGTCGTCGACGTGACGTTCGACGGCCCGCTGCCGGCCATCCTCTCGGCGCTGGAAACCAGCGTCGAGGGCCGCAAGCTCGTGCTCGAGGTCGCCCAGCATCTCGGCGAGAACACCGTCCGCACCATCGCCATGGATTCGACCGACGGCCTCACCCGCGGGCAGGAAGTGCGCGACACCGGCGGCCAGATCCGCGTGCCCGTCGGCCCCAAGACGCTTGGCCGCATCCTCAACGTCATCGGTGATCCGATCGACGAGCGCGGCCCGGTCGGCGCCGACACGCTCGCCCCGATCCATGCCGAGGCGCCCGCCTTTGTCGACCAGTCGACCGAGACCTCGATCCTCGTCACCGGCATCAAGGTGATCGATCTGCTCGCCCCCTATTCCAAGGGCGGCAAGATCGGCCTGTTCGGCGGCGCCGGCGTGGGCAAGACGGTGCTCATCCAGGAGCTGATCAACAATATCGCCAAGGGCCATGGCGGCACCTCGGTGTTCGCGGGCGTGGGCGAGCGCACCCGCGAGGGCAACGATCTCTACCACGAATTTCTCGATGCGGGCGTGATCGCCAAGGATGCGGACGGCAATCCGATCTCCGAAGGCTCCAAGGTCGCGCTGGTTTATGGCCAGATGAACGAGCCGCCGGGCGCCCGCGCGCGCGTCGCGCTCTCGGGCCTCGCCAACGCGGAATATTTCCGCGACGTCGAGGGCCAGGACGTGCTCTTCTTCGTCGACAACATCTTCCGCTTCACCCAGGCGGGCGCGGAAGTGTCGGCGCTGCTCGGCCGCATCCCCTCGGCCGTGGGCTATCAGCCGACGCTGTCGACCGATATGGGCGCGCTTCAGGAGCGCATCACCTCCACCAACAAGGGGTCGATCACCTCGGTGCAGGCGATCTACGTGCCCGCCGACGATCTCACCGATCCGGCGCCGGCCACCTCCTTCGCCCATCTCGACGCCACCACCGTGCTGAGCCGCGCCATTTCCGAGCTCGGCATCTATCCGGCGGTGGATCCGCTCGATTCCACCAGCCGCGCGCTCAGCCCGGCGGTGGTCGGCCAGGAGCATTATGAGGTCGCCCGCTCCGTCCAGGAGACGCTGCAGAAGTACAAGTCGCTGCAGGACATCATCGCCATCCTCGGCATGGACGAGCTGTCGGAGGAGGATAAGCTGACGGTCAGCCGCGCGCGCAAGATCCAGCGCTTCCTCTCGCAGCCCTTCCACGTCGCCGAGGTGTTCACCGGCATTTCGGGCAAGTTCGTGTCGATCGAGGACACGGTGCGCTCGTTCAAGGCGGTGGTCGAAGGCAAGCATGACGATCTGCCCGAGGCGGCCTTCTACATGGTCGGCTCGATCGACGAGGCGGTCGAGAAGGCGAAGAAGCTGGCGGACGCCGCCTGA